A single genomic interval of Balaenoptera musculus isolate JJ_BM4_2016_0621 chromosome 14, mBalMus1.pri.v3, whole genome shotgun sequence harbors:
- the RNF152 gene encoding E3 ubiquitin-protein ligase RNF152 — METLSQESLLECQICFNYYSPRRRPKLLDCKHTCCSVCLQQMRTSQKDVRCPWCRGITKLPPGFSVSQLPDDPEVLAVIAIPHASEHTPVFIKLPSNGCYMLPLPVSKERALLPGDMGCRLLPGSQQKAVTVVTIPAEQQPLQGGAPPEAVEEEPDRRGGAKSSTWSGVCTVILVACVLVFLLGIVLHNMSCISKRFTVISCG; from the coding sequence ATGGAGACGCTCTCCCAAGAGTCTTTGCTGGAATGTCAGATCTGCTTCAATTACTACAGCCCCCGGCGAAGGCCCAAGTTGCTGGATTGCAAACACACGTGCTGCTCGGTGTGCCTTCAGCAGATGAGGACGAGCCAGAAGGACGTGAGGTGCCCCTGGTGCCGGGGCATCACTAAGCTGCCCCCAGGCTTCTCCGTGTCCCAGCTCCCGGACGACCCCGAGGTCCTTGCCGTCATCGCCATCCCGCACGCCTCCGAGCACACCCCAGTCTTCATCAAACTTCCGAGCAATGGGTGCTACATGCTGCCCCTGCCCGTCTCCAAGGAGCGAGCGCTGCTGCCCGGAGACATGGGCTGCCGTCTGCTGCCCGGGAGCCAGCAGAAGGCCGTCACCGTGGTGACCATCCCGGCAGAGCAGCAGCCTCTGCAGGGCGGGGCTCCGCCCGAGGCGGTGGAGGAGGAGCCAGACAGGCGGGGCGGGGCGAAAAGCTCCACCTGGTCCGGGGTGTGCACTGTGATCTTGGTGGCCTGCGTCCTGGTCTTCCTTCTCGGCATCGTGCTCCACAACATGTCCTGCATTTCTAAGCGCTTCACTGTGATATCCTGTGGCTGA